One Verrucomicrobiota bacterium DNA segment encodes these proteins:
- a CDS encoding DUF3488 domain-containing protein, giving the protein MTLPQLFKFLSFLMVLLGTLSLLIFGHHASSPGTGLLVIAALFGGLFVWESKLHTPAWELVWKIVAVLYVGHVVVDILGGSIEMVQTRVVKHAANLSIFLHLYKIYNRKTARDYMQMYLISFFQFVSCTTLTTSFGFFFFFALYVVVALWTLSLYHIRNQVERHRAYPARGGVPVALRLSGSELFGKAVGSLSTVGVRRILSPTYFATTFALAMLILLVSLGMFFLFPRQEVAGQSGLLGQFQFQGSTTGLSGEVNLDRHGRISEDPRVVMEVSLPYVREIPAKVLWRAGALAYYDGAMWQESPSGRADPERPDTRGVPATVSLSYLTDYGRLHFPGLDVESLRSRGDLWEARVSLQPGDTTYVVSVLGPPVWIESSTPLRAGQMDTFRFRLPSPTAVAYTVFAEFAPPSERVLEQAVNVSDLQDPRGRIRRFYRSGTPLTSKAAALLRDTVNIDQYPTPYEKIKAIQDYLEENYVYTLDIDQAPEGVDPLEHFLLTSRQGHCEFFASAMALMLRECGIISRVVYGYMTTEASFNKYLGGSFVVRRRDAHAWVEAGLDLDGDELVDWVVFDPSPRQAEISEPGSALGRFFAGVDKFFEALKMRWHESIVAFDRRYQNRIAERIETTLHDMEKAAADRVRNAALWVRWLWGRLTRTQVTAVLTPLALACFVSAGALLIARRVRRQVEFRRAYVENQPERQIQTVRFYERMLRMLLHYDIVKPSQQTPHEFAGTLEPRLELAPAVAGLTELYYAVRFGHAQLTGKQIRWVHEALATLRTTLGRSAESAKATGDSRPKPLDTPRGQE; this is encoded by the coding sequence ATGACGCTGCCACAGCTATTCAAGTTTCTCAGTTTCCTCATGGTGCTGCTGGGCACATTGTCTCTGCTCATCTTCGGCCATCATGCGTCGTCGCCGGGTACGGGGCTGTTGGTGATCGCCGCGTTATTCGGCGGGCTGTTCGTGTGGGAATCGAAGCTGCACACGCCGGCCTGGGAGCTGGTGTGGAAGATCGTCGCCGTGCTCTATGTGGGGCATGTCGTCGTCGACATTCTGGGCGGGTCGATCGAGATGGTGCAGACGCGGGTGGTCAAGCACGCGGCCAACCTGAGCATCTTCTTGCACCTGTATAAGATCTACAACCGCAAGACGGCGCGTGACTACATGCAGATGTACCTCATCAGCTTCTTCCAGTTCGTCTCATGCACGACGCTGACGACGAGCTTCGGGTTCTTCTTCTTCTTCGCGCTTTACGTGGTTGTGGCGCTTTGGACGCTGAGCCTGTACCACATCCGCAACCAGGTCGAGCGGCATAGGGCGTACCCCGCGCGGGGGGGGGTGCCTGTAGCGCTTCGGCTAAGCGGCTCCGAGCTGTTCGGCAAGGCGGTGGGATCGCTCTCCACCGTTGGGGTGCGGCGGATCTTGAGCCCGACATACTTCGCCACGACGTTTGCGTTGGCGATGCTCATCCTTCTCGTCTCGCTCGGGATGTTCTTCCTGTTCCCGCGCCAGGAGGTCGCGGGGCAGTCGGGGCTGCTCGGGCAGTTCCAGTTCCAGGGCTCGACCACGGGGTTGAGCGGGGAGGTGAATCTCGACCGCCATGGGCGGATCAGCGAGGACCCGAGGGTCGTTATGGAGGTCTCGCTGCCCTACGTGCGCGAGATTCCGGCGAAGGTGCTGTGGCGGGCCGGTGCGCTCGCGTACTACGACGGCGCCATGTGGCAAGAGTCGCCGAGCGGCCGCGCAGATCCGGAACGCCCGGATACCCGCGGCGTGCCCGCCACCGTATCGCTGTCCTACCTGACCGACTACGGACGCCTGCATTTCCCCGGATTGGATGTCGAGAGCCTGCGTTCCAGGGGCGATCTATGGGAGGCGCGTGTCTCGCTTCAGCCGGGAGATACCACATACGTCGTGTCGGTTCTGGGCCCCCCTGTGTGGATCGAGTCGTCGACGCCGCTGCGCGCCGGCCAGATGGACACGTTCCGCTTTCGCCTGCCATCGCCGACGGCGGTGGCGTACACGGTGTTTGCCGAGTTCGCACCGCCGTCCGAGCGCGTGCTGGAGCAGGCCGTCAACGTGAGCGACCTCCAGGACCCGCGGGGACGGATCCGGCGCTTCTACCGGTCGGGGACACCGTTGACGAGCAAGGCGGCCGCCCTGCTGCGCGACACGGTCAACATCGACCAGTACCCAACGCCCTACGAGAAGATCAAGGCGATCCAGGATTATCTCGAGGAAAACTACGTCTACACGCTCGATATCGACCAGGCGCCCGAGGGCGTGGACCCGCTCGAGCATTTTCTGCTCACGTCGAGGCAGGGGCACTGCGAGTTTTTCGCCTCGGCGATGGCGCTCATGCTGCGCGAGTGCGGCATCATCTCGCGCGTCGTCTACGGCTACATGACCACGGAGGCGAGCTTCAACAAGTACCTGGGCGGCTCATTCGTTGTGCGCCGGCGCGACGCGCACGCCTGGGTCGAGGCTGGGCTTGACCTCGACGGCGACGAGCTGGTCGACTGGGTGGTGTTCGACCCGTCGCCGAGGCAGGCGGAGATATCGGAGCCCGGCTCGGCGCTCGGACGATTCTTCGCCGGGGTGGACAAGTTCTTCGAGGCTCTGAAGATGCGCTGGCACGAGTCGATCGTGGCGTTCGACCGGCGCTACCAGAACCGGATCGCCGAGCGGATCGAGACAACGCTGCACGACATGGAGAAGGCAGCCGCCGATCGGGTGCGCAACGCGGCGTTGTGGGTCAGGTGGCTGTGGGGCCGGTTGACGCGGACGCAGGTCACGGCGGTGTTGACCCCCTTGGCGTTGGCGTGCTTCGTGTCAGCGGGCGCATTGCTCATCGCGCGGCGCGTTCGACGGCAGGTCGAGTTCCGGCGTGCCTACGTTGAGAACCAGCCCGAACGCCAGATCCAGACTGTGCGGTTCTACGAACGGATGCTGAGGATGCTGCTGCACTACGACATCGTCAAGCCCTCCCAACAGACGCCGCACGAGTTCGCCGGCACGCTCGAGCCGCGGCTGGAGCTGGCACCCGCCGTCGCCGGGTTGACGGAACTGTACTACGCGGTGCGCTTCGGACACGCCCAACTGACCGGCAAGCAGATCCGCTGGGTGCACGAGGCGCTGGCGACGTTGCGGACGACGCTGGGCCGGAGCGCCGAGAGCGCCAAGGCAACGGGCGACTCCAGGCCAAAACCGCTTGACACCCCGAGGGGCCAGGAGTAA
- the gcvT gene encoding glycine cleavage system aminomethyltransferase GcvT, whose product MVEHTQPRRTPFHQTHLSLGARMIEFFGWEMPVQYSSIIEEHRCVRSHVGIFDLSHMGEFEVRGPKATAYLQQLLTNNVERAADGKAMYSALCKDDGRVLDDLLVYKRAQNDFLVVVNASNIEKDFAWFAKHRPEGVELVNRSYDVALVAVQGPKAKDVVGPIVSAPTDDLYYYEFREDEIAGRPVTLARTGYTGEDGFEIYVQNADAQAIWDAVWRAGQPYGMLPIGLGARDTLRLEMGYALYGHELTEAINPIEAGIGWVVSAKTGDGRPRTFFGSDIVLPLKKNGAARTLLALKLDGKGVPRQHCAVKAGGQVVGEVTSGTMSPSLGEAIALALVNVESAGKPLSIEIRGREVAASVAQVPFVPSHVRRRPKE is encoded by the coding sequence ATGGTCGAACACACTCAGCCCCGCCGCACCCCCTTTCATCAGACACACCTTTCGCTCGGCGCCCGCATGATCGAGTTCTTCGGTTGGGAGATGCCCGTCCAGTACAGCAGCATCATCGAGGAGCATCGTTGTGTGCGGAGCCATGTCGGCATCTTCGATCTCTCCCACATGGGCGAGTTTGAGGTACGCGGCCCGAAGGCGACCGCCTACCTGCAGCAGTTGCTGACGAACAACGTCGAGCGCGCCGCCGACGGCAAGGCCATGTACTCGGCGCTGTGCAAAGACGATGGGCGCGTGCTCGATGACCTGCTCGTCTACAAGCGGGCCCAAAACGACTTCCTCGTCGTGGTCAACGCGTCCAACATCGAGAAGGACTTCGCTTGGTTCGCCAAGCACAGACCGGAAGGCGTCGAGCTGGTCAACCGCAGCTACGATGTGGCACTCGTGGCCGTGCAGGGACCGAAGGCGAAGGACGTGGTCGGCCCGATCGTCAGCGCGCCGACTGACGACCTGTACTACTACGAGTTCCGCGAGGACGAGATCGCCGGGCGCCCGGTGACACTGGCGCGCACGGGCTATACGGGCGAGGACGGATTCGAGATCTACGTTCAGAACGCCGACGCCCAGGCTATCTGGGACGCCGTCTGGAGGGCAGGGCAGCCGTACGGCATGCTGCCGATCGGGTTGGGCGCGCGCGACACCCTCCGGCTCGAGATGGGCTACGCGCTCTACGGCCACGAGCTGACTGAGGCAATCAACCCGATCGAGGCGGGGATCGGCTGGGTCGTCTCAGCAAAGACGGGCGACGGCCGCCCGAGAACCTTCTTCGGCAGCGACATCGTGCTGCCGCTCAAGAAGAACGGCGCGGCCCGGACGCTCTTGGCCCTCAAGCTCGATGGCAAGGGCGTGCCGCGACAGCACTGCGCCGTGAAGGCCGGGGGGCAGGTCGTCGGCGAGGTGACCAGCGGCACGATGTCGCCAAGCCTGGGCGAGGCGATCGCGCTGGCGCTCGTCAACGTCGAGTCGGCGGGCAAGCCGCTGAGCATCGAGATCCGCGGCCGGGAGGTCGCGGCGTCCGTGGCCCAAGTGCCTTTCGTGCCCAGCCACGTCCGCCGGAGGCCAAAGGAATAG
- the gcvH gene encoding glycine cleavage system protein GcvH — protein sequence MEFPEDLRYTKSHEWARVSGDRAVCGITDFAQHELSDVVYVELPEIGGVVTAGEQCAVVESVKIAADIYAPLSGTVTKVNTGLDGAPETVNTDPHGAGWLFELELSDPAELDGLMDADAYKAHTEAEKH from the coding sequence ATGGAGTTTCCGGAGGACCTGAGGTACACGAAGTCGCACGAATGGGCCCGGGTCAGCGGCGACAGGGCCGTCTGCGGCATCACGGACTTCGCCCAGCACGAGCTTTCGGACGTCGTCTACGTTGAGCTGCCGGAGATCGGCGGCGTGGTGACGGCCGGCGAGCAGTGCGCGGTGGTCGAGTCGGTCAAGATCGCCGCCGACATCTATGCGCCGCTGTCGGGCACAGTGACCAAAGTCAACACGGGGCTTGACGGGGCGCCCGAGACGGTCAACACCGATCCGCACGGCGCCGGCTGGCTCTTCGAGCTCGAACTGAGCGATCCGGCGGAGCTCGACGGCCTGATGGACGCCGACGCATACAAGGCCCACACCGAGGCGGAGAAGCACTGA
- the gcvPA gene encoding aminomethyl-transferring glycine dehydrogenase subunit GcvPA has product MDFVPHTEEDFATMLDAIGVRSFEDLLCNIPKELRRFELRLPAGLPEQALREVLMAMAGRNANVMTHQVFLGGGAYDHFIPAVVNALGSRPEFVTSYTPYQAEASQGNLQAMFEYQTAMCELTGMAISNSSLYDGATAVAEGAIAAVNVKRGRTRIVVSTAVHPDYRTVLKTYMYGLGIEVVEVPYAQNGQTDLAALKAAIDANTAGVIVQSPNFFGCIEEMADVADAAHAGDALLVAVVNPITLGVLVPPGEYGADIAVGEGQPLGIPLGYGGPYLGFFTCSHDVMRKIPGRLVGMTTDRKGRRGFVLTLQAREQHIRREKATSNICSNQALMAIRALIYTCALGKQGIGEVGRLNLCYSHYAAKKVAAVPGFEPRFDAPFFNEFVVKCSTPPAEINRGLWQEAGIVGGLELGRWYPELKDCLTLCVTETKTQDNIDALAATLESLPCRVS; this is encoded by the coding sequence GTGGATTTCGTCCCGCACACCGAGGAGGACTTCGCGACGATGCTCGACGCCATCGGCGTCAGGTCGTTCGAGGATCTCCTCTGCAACATCCCGAAGGAGTTGAGGCGCTTCGAGCTGCGACTGCCGGCGGGCTTGCCCGAGCAGGCGCTGCGCGAGGTGCTGATGGCCATGGCGGGCCGCAACGCGAACGTGATGACGCACCAGGTGTTCCTGGGCGGCGGCGCGTACGACCACTTCATTCCCGCCGTGGTGAATGCGCTGGGGTCGCGGCCGGAGTTCGTCACCTCGTACACGCCGTACCAGGCCGAGGCGAGCCAGGGCAATCTCCAGGCGATGTTCGAGTACCAGACGGCCATGTGCGAGCTCACGGGCATGGCGATCTCGAACTCGTCGCTCTACGACGGCGCCACGGCGGTGGCCGAGGGGGCGATCGCGGCGGTCAACGTCAAGCGCGGCCGCACGCGGATCGTCGTCTCGACGGCCGTGCACCCGGACTACCGGACCGTGCTCAAGACGTACATGTACGGCTTGGGCATCGAGGTGGTCGAAGTGCCGTACGCGCAGAACGGCCAGACGGATCTTGCGGCGCTCAAGGCAGCCATCGATGCGAACACGGCGGGCGTCATCGTGCAGTCGCCGAACTTCTTCGGCTGCATTGAGGAGATGGCCGACGTCGCCGACGCGGCGCACGCGGGCGACGCGCTGCTTGTCGCCGTGGTCAACCCCATCACGCTCGGCGTACTTGTGCCGCCGGGCGAGTACGGCGCCGACATCGCCGTCGGCGAGGGCCAGCCGCTCGGCATCCCGCTTGGGTACGGCGGGCCGTACCTCGGGTTCTTCACGTGCTCGCACGACGTGATGCGCAAGATTCCGGGCCGGCTCGTCGGCATGACGACAGACCGCAAGGGCCGGCGCGGCTTCGTGCTCACGCTCCAGGCCCGCGAGCAGCACATCCGGCGCGAGAAGGCGACGTCGAACATCTGCTCGAACCAGGCGCTCATGGCGATCCGTGCGCTCATCTACACGTGCGCGCTCGGCAAGCAGGGCATCGGCGAGGTCGGCCGCCTCAACCTGTGTTACAGCCACTACGCGGCCAAGAAGGTGGCGGCCGTGCCGGGCTTCGAGCCGCGGTTCGACGCCCCGTTCTTCAACGAGTTCGTCGTCAAGTGCTCGACGCCGCCGGCGGAGATCAACCGCGGGCTCTGGCAGGAGGCGGGCATCGTCGGTGGCCTCGAGCTGGGCCGCTGGTATCCCGAGCTCAAGGACTGCCTCACGTTGTGCGTGACCGAGACGAAGACACAGGACAACATCGACGCGCTCGCCGCGACGCTGGAGAGTCTCCCATGCAGAGTCAGTTGA
- the gcvPB gene encoding aminomethyl-transferring glycine dehydrogenase subunit GcvPB, with protein MQSQLIFDQGRRGRRATRLPDCTVGGGPLTAYVPEKHLRTTPPNLPEVSEIEMVRHFTNLARKNYSVDTHFYPLGSCTMKYNPKINEFIAGLPGFLTVHPWQPDETVQGLLEMLWDFEQALKEITGMDRFTFQPAAGAHGELTGIMLVHAYHDKKGNHKTKVIVPDSSHGTNPATAAIAGYTVVSVPSNARGEVDIDALANALDDGTAAIMMTNPNTLGLFESRIHEVRELADKHDTLLYYDGANLNALLGVARPGDMGFDVVHLNLHKTFSTPHGGGGPGSGPVGVKARLVPFLPVPLVEKRGNAYALDYDRPDTIGMVRSFFGNMGVVVRAYTYVKALGGEGLKRAGMAAVINANYLRKRLAKTLSIPHPGPCMHEFVASADRQKAKGVSAMDIAKALLDEGFHAPTTYFPLIVPEALMVEPTETETQETLDAFAEAIEKIDRLIAERGPEWFAEAPRTTPVTRLDDVTAARKPILRWQKT; from the coding sequence ATGCAGAGTCAGTTGATCTTCGATCAAGGACGACGCGGCCGGCGCGCGACGCGGCTGCCCGACTGCACCGTCGGCGGGGGACCGCTGACCGCGTACGTACCCGAGAAGCACCTGCGCACGACGCCGCCCAACCTCCCCGAGGTGTCCGAGATCGAGATGGTGCGCCACTTCACGAACCTGGCGCGGAAGAACTACTCGGTCGATACGCACTTCTACCCGCTCGGCTCGTGCACGATGAAGTACAACCCGAAGATCAACGAGTTCATCGCGGGTCTGCCGGGCTTCCTCACCGTGCACCCGTGGCAGCCCGACGAGACCGTGCAGGGGTTGCTCGAGATGCTCTGGGATTTCGAGCAAGCGCTCAAGGAGATCACGGGCATGGACCGCTTCACGTTCCAGCCCGCGGCCGGCGCGCACGGTGAGCTGACGGGCATCATGCTCGTGCACGCGTATCACGACAAGAAGGGCAACCACAAGACGAAGGTCATCGTGCCCGACTCGTCGCACGGCACGAACCCCGCGACGGCGGCGATCGCCGGCTACACGGTCGTGAGCGTGCCATCGAATGCGCGCGGCGAGGTGGATATCGATGCGCTCGCCAACGCGCTCGATGACGGAACGGCCGCGATCATGATGACGAACCCGAACACACTCGGCTTGTTCGAGAGCCGCATCCACGAGGTGCGCGAGCTGGCCGACAAGCACGACACGCTGCTCTATTACGACGGAGCGAACCTCAACGCGCTCCTCGGCGTGGCGCGCCCGGGCGACATGGGCTTCGACGTCGTGCACCTCAACCTGCACAAGACGTTTTCCACGCCGCACGGCGGCGGCGGGCCGGGCTCGGGCCCGGTCGGCGTCAAGGCGCGCCTCGTGCCGTTCCTGCCGGTGCCGCTCGTCGAGAAGAGGGGCAACGCCTATGCGCTCGACTACGACCGGCCGGACACCATCGGCATGGTGCGCAGCTTCTTCGGCAACATGGGCGTCGTCGTGCGGGCGTACACGTACGTCAAGGCCCTCGGCGGCGAGGGACTCAAGCGCGCGGGCATGGCGGCGGTGATCAACGCCAACTACCTCCGCAAAAGACTCGCGAAGACGCTGAGCATCCCCCACCCCGGCCCGTGCATGCACGAGTTCGTCGCGAGCGCCGACAGGCAGAAGGCCAAGGGCGTCTCGGCCATGGACATCGCCAAGGCGCTCCTCGACGAGGGGTTCCACGCGCCCACGACGTACTTCCCGCTCATCGTGCCCGAAGCGCTCATGGTCGAGCCGACCGAGACCGAGACACAGGAGACGCTCGACGCCTTCGCCGAGGCGATCGAGAAGATCGACCGCCTCATCGCCGAGAGAGGCCCCGAGTGGTTCGCCGAAGCGCCGCGCACCACGCCCGTCACCCG